The following are encoded together in the Mycolicibacterium arabiense genome:
- the rpsR gene encoding 30S ribosomal protein S18: MAKARKPTARRDARDGKPPRRNMLAGLGIEIVDYKDTGTLRQFISDRGKIRSRNVTGLTVQQQRQVANAIKNAREMALLPYPAGRPR, from the coding sequence ATGGCCAAGGCCAGGAAGCCGACGGCGCGCCGCGACGCACGCGACGGCAAGCCGCCACGGCGCAACATGCTCGCCGGCCTCGGCATCGAGATCGTCGACTACAAGGACACCGGCACGCTGCGGCAGTTCATCTCCGATCGCGGAAAGATCCGCTCCCGCAACGTCACCGGGCTCACCGTGCAGCAGCAGCGCCAGGTCGCCAACGCGATCAAGAACGCCCGTGAGATGGCCCTGCTCCCGTACCCCGCGGGCCGGCCGCGATGA
- a CDS encoding SRPBCC family protein: MSGRKFTFEVNRTSSAPPATLFRIEADGARWSEWAKPIVFQSSWETQGDPEPGGIGAVRKVGLWPMVMLEKTVEYEQDRRHVYALIAPKTPALDYHGEALFTPNASGGTDIRWRGWFTEGVPGTGPVMLALLRGAIQVISLRLVRAAERETATAQDR; the protein is encoded by the coding sequence ATGTCGGGCCGGAAGTTCACCTTCGAGGTCAACCGGACCAGCAGCGCGCCGCCTGCGACGCTGTTCCGGATCGAGGCCGATGGCGCGCGCTGGAGCGAATGGGCCAAGCCCATCGTGTTCCAGTCCAGCTGGGAGACCCAGGGCGACCCAGAGCCGGGCGGCATCGGCGCGGTGCGCAAGGTCGGGCTGTGGCCGATGGTGATGCTCGAGAAGACCGTCGAGTACGAGCAGGACCGTAGGCACGTCTACGCACTCATCGCGCCCAAGACCCCCGCGCTGGACTATCACGGCGAGGCGCTATTCACCCCGAATGCCTCGGGCGGCACCGACATACGCTGGCGTGGCTGGTTCACCGAGGGCGTTCCCGGCACGGGCCCGGTCATGCTCGCTCTGCTGCGCGGGGCCATCCAGGTCATCTCGCTGCGGCTGGTCCGGGCGGCCGAGCGCGAAACCGCCACCGCCCAAGACCGCTGA
- a CDS encoding AAA family ATPase: MTETTSATATAARCDAVLDEVQRVVVGRRPALTLILIAVLARGHALIEDLPGLGKTLIARCFAAALGLEFTRVQFTPDLLPADLLGSTIYDMRSGRFEFRPGPIFTNLLLADEINRTPPKTQAALLEAMAEGQVSIDGVTHRLNEPFVVLATDNPIEYEGTYPLPEAQLDRFTIRLELQYLTGAEEVSMLRRRIDRGSPDAVVNRVVDANELLAMRESVEQVTVHEDVLRYVVSLATASRQHPQVAVGASPRAELDLVQLARARALLIGRDYVIPEDVKALAVPAMAHRISLRPEMWVRQVRSVDVVEELLRRVPVPRTSSTGE; the protein is encoded by the coding sequence ATGACCGAGACGACGAGTGCGACTGCGACGGCCGCCCGGTGCGACGCGGTGCTCGACGAGGTGCAGCGCGTGGTGGTCGGGCGACGGCCGGCGCTCACGCTCATCCTGATCGCCGTACTGGCCCGCGGGCACGCGCTCATCGAGGACCTGCCAGGACTCGGCAAGACGCTGATCGCCCGGTGCTTCGCCGCGGCGCTGGGTCTGGAGTTCACCCGCGTGCAGTTCACCCCCGACCTGCTGCCCGCAGATCTGCTCGGGTCGACCATCTACGACATGCGTTCGGGCCGTTTCGAATTCCGGCCCGGACCGATCTTCACCAACCTGCTGCTCGCCGACGAGATCAACCGCACCCCGCCCAAGACCCAGGCCGCGCTGCTGGAGGCCATGGCCGAGGGACAGGTCAGCATCGACGGCGTCACCCACCGGCTCAACGAGCCGTTCGTCGTGCTCGCCACCGACAACCCGATCGAGTACGAGGGCACCTACCCGCTGCCCGAGGCGCAGCTCGACCGGTTCACCATCCGGCTCGAACTGCAGTACCTCACGGGCGCGGAGGAGGTCTCGATGCTGCGGCGCCGGATCGACCGCGGCTCGCCCGACGCCGTGGTGAACCGGGTGGTCGACGCGAACGAGCTGTTGGCCATGCGAGAGTCGGTCGAGCAGGTGACGGTGCACGAAGACGTGCTGCGCTACGTCGTGTCGCTGGCGACGGCCAGTAGACAGCATCCCCAGGTCGCGGTCGGTGCGAGCCCGCGCGCCGAGCTGGACCTCGTGCAACTCGCCCGCGCCCGCGCACTGCTGATCGGTCGGGACTACGTGATCCCCGAGGACGTCAAGGCGCTCGCCGTTCCCGCGATGGCGCACCGCATCAGCCTGCGGCCGGAGATGTGGGTGCGGCAGGTGCGCAGCGTCGACGTCGTCGAGGAGTTGCTCCGGCGGGTTCCCGTCCCGCGCACGTCCAGTACGGGCGAGTGA
- the mrf gene encoding ribosome hibernation factor-recruiting GTPase MRF, with amino-acid sequence MRTPLLLVAGQGDTEAATRVLTRTPGTLVVEHRFDGHVVRRTVTTRDHGNMSTGTTTAETILELAHGCVACTVRNDLLVLLRVLHRRSDVGRIVVRLGPWLEPEPIAWAINHVRVRVGPGFTDGPAARDVEIAAVITCVDATTWLPQALSDDELPDGRTVAQVVVGQAEFADALVLTSPDPRTLDVLRRLAPRARITVGVDRLELGLSHLEPDARRGRSDDPHGPLLAGQPSLRTDGDVSLLEFNADRPFHPHRLHDAVDALLDGVVRTRGRLWLASRPDHAMWLESAGGGLRVSSAGKWLAAMTARERPYADPERAAMADLMWQDEFGDRHTSMAVLVCGAEPAEVHGALAAALLTDEEMAAPKEWSQYGDPFGDWHADPCGHEPSTPTDVPVRGTGEGESR; translated from the coding sequence GTGCGCACACCACTGCTGCTGGTCGCCGGCCAGGGCGACACCGAGGCCGCGACACGGGTGCTGACGCGAACACCCGGCACGCTCGTCGTCGAGCACCGTTTCGACGGCCACGTCGTCCGACGCACGGTGACCACCCGGGACCACGGCAACATGAGCACCGGAACCACCACGGCGGAAACGATTCTCGAACTGGCACACGGCTGCGTGGCCTGCACCGTCCGCAACGACCTGCTGGTCCTGCTGCGCGTCCTGCATCGCCGCTCCGACGTCGGGCGCATCGTCGTCCGGCTCGGCCCCTGGCTCGAGCCGGAGCCCATCGCCTGGGCGATCAACCACGTCCGCGTCCGCGTCGGACCCGGCTTCACCGACGGCCCGGCCGCCAGGGACGTCGAGATCGCCGCCGTGATCACGTGCGTCGACGCGACGACGTGGCTGCCGCAGGCGCTGTCGGACGACGAACTGCCCGACGGCCGGACCGTCGCACAGGTCGTCGTGGGTCAGGCGGAGTTCGCCGACGCCCTGGTGCTCACCTCGCCGGACCCGCGCACACTCGACGTGCTGCGCCGACTTGCGCCACGGGCTCGGATCACCGTCGGCGTCGACCGGCTCGAGCTGGGTCTGTCGCATCTCGAACCCGACGCTCGACGCGGACGCAGCGACGACCCACACGGCCCACTGCTCGCGGGACAGCCCTCGCTACGCACCGACGGCGACGTATCCCTACTGGAGTTCAACGCGGACAGGCCCTTTCACCCACACCGACTGCACGACGCCGTGGACGCACTGCTCGACGGCGTCGTCCGCACGCGAGGTCGGCTGTGGCTGGCCAGCCGCCCGGACCATGCGATGTGGCTGGAGTCCGCAGGGGGCGGCCTTCGGGTCAGCTCGGCGGGCAAGTGGCTCGCCGCGATGACGGCCCGCGAGCGTCCCTACGCCGACCCCGAACGCGCCGCGATGGCAGACCTGATGTGGCAAGACGAATTCGGCGACCGGCACACGTCGATGGCCGTTCTGGTCTGCGGCGCCGAACCCGCCGAGGTGCACGGCGCGCTCGCCGCCGCGCTGCTCACCGACGAGGAGATGGCCGCCCCCAAGGAGTGGTCGCAGTACGGCGACCCCTTCGGCGACTGGCACGCCGACCCGTGCGGTCACGAACCCAGCACACCCACCGACGTGCCAGTGCGTGGCACGGGAGAAGGAGAATCCCGATGA
- the rpmB gene encoding 50S ribosomal protein L28, protein MSTTCQITGRTVGFGNNVSHSHRRTKRTWRPNIQVKTYYLPSEGRRVRLRVSAKGIKVIDRDGIEAVVARLRREGQRI, encoded by the coding sequence GTGTCGACTACGTGCCAGATCACCGGTCGCACAGTCGGATTCGGGAACAACGTGTCCCACTCGCATCGGCGGACCAAGCGCACCTGGCGACCCAACATCCAGGTCAAGACGTACTACTTGCCCTCCGAGGGCAGGCGGGTGCGGCTGCGGGTGAGCGCCAAGGGCATCAAGGTCATCGACCGTGACGGCATCGAGGCCGTGGTCGCACGCCTGCGACGCGAAGGGCAGCGGATCTAG
- a CDS encoding response regulator, whose translation MTSSARPIDVLLVEDDPGDELITREAFEHNKIKNNLHVAHDGEEGLDFLYKRGAYPDAPRPDLILLDLNLPKYDGRQLLEQIKSDPDLMHIPVVVLTTSSAEEDILRSYKLHANAYVTKPVDLDQFMSAVRQIDEFFVQVVRLPHS comes from the coding sequence ATGACCTCCTCTGCCCGACCCATCGACGTCCTCCTGGTCGAAGACGATCCCGGTGACGAGCTGATCACCCGAGAAGCCTTCGAGCACAACAAGATCAAGAACAACCTGCACGTCGCGCACGACGGCGAGGAGGGTCTGGACTTCCTCTACAAGCGCGGCGCCTACCCGGACGCCCCGCGGCCCGATCTGATCCTGCTCGACCTGAACCTGCCCAAGTACGACGGCAGGCAACTGCTCGAGCAGATCAAGTCCGACCCCGATCTGATGCACATCCCGGTCGTCGTGCTGACTACGTCGTCGGCCGAGGAGGACATCCTGCGCAGCTACAAGCTGCACGCCAACGCCTACGTCACCAAGCCCGTCGACCTCGACCAGTTCATGAGCGCGGTCCGGCAGATCGACGAGTTCTTCGTGCAGGTCGTGCGGCTTCCTCACTCCTGA
- a CDS encoding DUF4129 domain-containing protein has translation MAGSQTSTRRSIPPAVVVALLVIVVTVGLRGHVPGAETPATERPPDDPASSVIVLGLLAVAVAVVVTAVIVRVRRPMPAAAPTSTGPAWLRSDRARPTWRVAVIAFGVIVCWLLIFVLLSRWEFGGSADPTLPEPAGSRPAAPEASEPVDAASAPPEVDDRDWDALGYLYVATAVFLVVLVVGSVLGARRRPGPTDQFAAGEAEPRAQTDESETLARAAEVGLAEVGDTSRDPRHAIIACYAAMERELARVPGAMPRDFDTASEVLDRAVAQNALQPDSAIELVDLFDEARFSPHVMTEAHRDAAVAVLRRVLDELRVTA, from the coding sequence ATGGCCGGTTCGCAGACGTCGACACGACGTTCGATCCCGCCTGCCGTGGTCGTGGCCCTGCTGGTGATCGTGGTGACCGTCGGCCTGCGCGGCCACGTGCCAGGGGCCGAGACTCCCGCTACGGAGCGGCCACCGGACGATCCGGCGTCGAGCGTGATCGTGCTCGGATTGCTCGCGGTGGCCGTCGCGGTGGTGGTGACGGCCGTGATCGTCCGGGTCCGCAGGCCCATGCCGGCCGCCGCGCCGACGTCGACCGGACCGGCCTGGCTGCGTAGCGACCGGGCGCGCCCGACGTGGCGGGTCGCGGTGATCGCCTTCGGCGTGATCGTCTGCTGGCTACTGATCTTCGTGCTGCTCAGCAGATGGGAGTTCGGCGGGTCGGCCGACCCCACGCTGCCCGAGCCGGCCGGGAGCCGGCCCGCGGCACCGGAGGCGTCCGAGCCCGTCGACGCGGCGTCGGCGCCACCGGAGGTGGACGACCGGGATTGGGACGCACTGGGTTACCTCTACGTGGCCACCGCGGTCTTCCTCGTCGTGCTCGTCGTCGGAAGCGTGCTGGGCGCGCGCCGCCGCCCTGGGCCGACCGACCAGTTCGCGGCGGGGGAGGCGGAACCGAGGGCCCAGACCGACGAGTCCGAGACCCTCGCCCGCGCCGCCGAGGTCGGTCTCGCCGAGGTGGGGGACACCAGCCGCGACCCGCGCCACGCCATCATCGCCTGCTACGCCGCGATGGAACGTGAACTGGCCCGCGTACCGGGAGCGATGCCACGGGACTTCGACACGGCGTCCGAGGTGCTCGACCGCGCGGTGGCGCAGAATGCGTTGCAACCCGACAGTGCAATCGAATTGGTCGACCTGTTCGACGAGGCCCGATTCAGCCCGCACGTGATGACCGAGGCGCACCGCGATGCCGCCGTCGCCGTGCTGCGGCGGGTCCTCGACGAGCTGCGGGTCACGGCGTGA
- a CDS encoding alpha/beta hydrolase has translation MTLPALAVLATLLHDVPVVGLAAGFVPPVMSWVVLVTAAIALPAFGLWLRGRSRALLSVMVVAALTVAAGAYVIARQVTVVENAGADVDLVDTLDVWSIPAAAPDAEETYSSFEGNPLRLGVFRPRPGSGPAPVLLFVHGGGWVAGDRHAHATDLRWFADRGWLVVSVDYALSSPERHLWDVVTGQIGCAMTWVADNAKRFGGDPARLSLTGDSAGGNLAINAAYMASAGALRPSCGGEVPAVGAVSALYPAVDPAGVFANDDLALGGMARGFATAYLGGSPVDVPDRYAAVASATHVTPAAPPTLLLLGATDHLVPTRGAYEFADRATAAGVDVKLVSVPYADHVFDEREGSIGQQAYRQLTESWLREHGQGP, from the coding sequence GTGACGCTCCCCGCGCTGGCCGTGCTCGCGACGCTGCTGCACGACGTTCCCGTCGTCGGACTCGCTGCCGGCTTCGTGCCGCCGGTGATGTCGTGGGTCGTCCTGGTGACCGCCGCCATCGCGCTGCCGGCGTTCGGCCTCTGGCTGCGCGGGCGCAGCCGGGCACTGCTCTCGGTGATGGTCGTGGCCGCGCTGACGGTGGCGGCGGGCGCATACGTCATCGCCAGGCAGGTGACCGTCGTCGAGAACGCGGGCGCCGACGTCGACCTCGTCGACACGCTCGACGTGTGGTCGATACCGGCCGCAGCGCCCGACGCCGAGGAGACCTATTCGTCGTTCGAGGGAAACCCGTTGCGCCTGGGCGTCTTCCGCCCTCGACCCGGCTCCGGGCCTGCGCCCGTGCTGCTGTTCGTGCATGGCGGCGGCTGGGTGGCGGGGGACCGGCATGCCCACGCCACCGACCTGCGCTGGTTCGCCGATCGAGGGTGGCTCGTCGTATCCGTCGACTACGCGCTGTCGTCGCCGGAACGCCACCTCTGGGACGTGGTCACCGGTCAAATCGGCTGCGCGATGACGTGGGTGGCCGACAACGCGAAGCGCTTCGGGGGCGACCCGGCGCGACTCTCGCTGACCGGAGACTCCGCGGGAGGCAACCTCGCGATCAACGCCGCGTACATGGCGTCGGCCGGGGCGCTGCGTCCGTCGTGCGGCGGCGAGGTGCCTGCGGTCGGCGCGGTATCGGCGCTGTACCCGGCGGTCGACCCGGCGGGGGTCTTCGCCAACGATGACCTCGCGCTCGGTGGCATGGCGAGGGGCTTCGCCACCGCCTACCTCGGCGGATCGCCCGTCGACGTGCCCGATCGGTACGCCGCCGTCGCGTCGGCCACCCACGTCACCCCGGCAGCACCGCCCACGCTGCTGCTGCTCGGGGCCACCGACCACCTGGTGCCGACCCGCGGTGCCTACGAGTTCGCCGACCGGGCCACCGCGGCCGGGGTGGACGTGAAGCTGGTGTCGGTCCCGTACGCCGACCACGTGTTCGACGAACGCGAGGGCAGCATCGGTCAGCAGGCGTACCGCCAACTCACCGAGTCCTGGCTGCGCGAACACGGCCAGGGGCCCTGA
- a CDS encoding DUF58 domain-containing protein — protein sequence MTAEHATDVQLHWRASALTQALATVVAVALVAAVAASAWQLAVFAAPLLGVLASYRWQRRVPAVTVYADRETLRCFETEDVRLTVWASASDGSAVHLEVLGATALRHEATPRGDDRIEVTASAQQWGRYPITVRVGLQARGGLVEGTAAVRAADVFVFPVVPAQPTALPRTELLDRLGTHITARIGRGIEFGGIRTYVPGDQLRTVNWPVSARRGSLHVTERLSERAADVVVLVDTHDQPPGPATEAARRTVAGAVQVVQSALRSGDRAGVVALGARPRWLQPDIGRRQFYRVLDATFAVGDEFERTSGTLAPAAAIPTGAIVVAFSTLLDTDFALALIDLCRRGHVVVAVDVLDRAPLREDHDPLIHRMWSMQRSFMYRDMAMIGVDVVSWLPDSTLDQVMHLTPDHRRRVARRR from the coding sequence GTGACCGCCGAGCACGCTACCGACGTCCAATTGCATTGGCGCGCATCGGCGTTGACCCAGGCACTCGCGACCGTCGTCGCGGTGGCGCTCGTCGCGGCGGTGGCCGCGTCGGCGTGGCAGCTCGCGGTGTTCGCGGCGCCGCTGCTGGGGGTGCTGGCGTCCTACCGGTGGCAGCGCCGGGTGCCTGCGGTCACGGTGTACGCGGACCGGGAGACGTTGCGCTGCTTCGAGACCGAGGACGTCCGCCTGACGGTGTGGGCGAGTGCATCGGACGGTTCTGCCGTTCACCTCGAGGTCCTCGGCGCGACGGCTCTGCGGCACGAGGCCACCCCGCGCGGCGACGACCGCATCGAGGTGACCGCGAGTGCGCAGCAGTGGGGCCGCTACCCGATCACGGTGCGGGTTGGCCTGCAGGCTCGCGGCGGTCTCGTCGAGGGCACCGCGGCCGTCCGGGCCGCCGACGTGTTCGTGTTCCCCGTGGTGCCCGCGCAGCCGACGGCGCTGCCGCGCACCGAGCTGCTCGATCGGCTCGGCACCCACATCACCGCGCGCATCGGCAGGGGCATCGAGTTCGGCGGGATCAGGACCTACGTGCCGGGTGATCAACTGCGCACGGTGAATTGGCCTGTCAGCGCCCGCCGGGGGAGCCTGCACGTCACCGAACGGCTCAGTGAGCGCGCCGCCGACGTCGTGGTGCTCGTCGACACCCACGATCAGCCGCCGGGTCCTGCGACCGAGGCGGCCAGGCGCACGGTCGCGGGCGCGGTGCAGGTGGTGCAGAGCGCGCTGCGCAGCGGCGACCGCGCCGGTGTGGTGGCACTCGGCGCTCGCCCGCGGTGGTTGCAGCCGGACATCGGACGCAGGCAGTTCTATCGGGTGCTCGACGCCACGTTCGCCGTCGGTGACGAATTCGAGCGCACTTCGGGCACTCTCGCGCCTGCGGCCGCGATCCCGACCGGTGCGATCGTGGTGGCGTTCTCGACGTTGCTCGACACCGACTTCGCGCTCGCGCTCATCGACCTGTGCAGGCGCGGACACGTCGTGGTGGCCGTCGACGTGCTCGACCGTGCGCCGTTGCGAGAGGACCACGACCCGCTGATCCACCGGATGTGGTCGATGCAGCGGTCGTTCATGTACCGCGACATGGCGATGATCGGCGTCGACGTGGTGTCGTGGCTGCCCGACAGCACGCTCGACCAGGTGATGCACCTGACGCCCGACCACCG
- the rpmG gene encoding 50S ribosomal protein L33 produces MASRTDIRPVVKLKSTAGTGYTYVTRKNRRNDPDRLVLRKYDPVLRRHVDFREER; encoded by the coding sequence GTGGCCAGCCGTACCGACATCCGGCCGGTGGTCAAGCTCAAGTCGACCGCGGGCACCGGATACACCTACGTCACCAGGAAGAACCGGCGCAACGACCCGGACCGGCTCGTGCTCCGCAAGTACGACCCCGTCCTGCGCCGCCACGTCGACTTCAGGGAGGAGCGCTGA
- a CDS encoding type B 50S ribosomal protein L31: MKPGVHPDYHPVVFQDSNTGTAFLTRSTVTSSRTIEWETADGIRTYPLVVVEVSADSHPFWTGRQRVLDSAGQVEKFRRRYGTRG, encoded by the coding sequence ATGAAGCCAGGCGTCCACCCCGACTACCACCCGGTCGTGTTTCAGGACTCGAACACCGGAACCGCGTTCCTTACCCGCTCGACGGTGACGAGTTCACGCACCATCGAGTGGGAGACCGCGGACGGCATCCGGACCTACCCCCTGGTCGTGGTCGAGGTCAGCGCCGACTCGCACCCGTTCTGGACGGGACGCCAACGCGTGCTCGACTCCGCGGGGCAGGTCGAGAAGTTCCGCCGCCGCTACGGAACGCGCGGCTGA
- a CDS encoding sensor histidine kinase → MTQPPKEPGTKSRKLTVQGWQNLVLSAMGVVVLAGAITGGLLVDRTDDVSRDLIEDIQPARVASYRLQTALRDQETATRGYAITADRQFLQPYYDGQQAEDAAVEAMRVRLGDRPDLMEDLDAVEAAADQWRARYAEPLIASVVPRAAALVDPSVIERGKVEFDDIRRLFDVQSANLLTTRDDAVAELDTVRDWRDRVLIAMIVAFFVAAVLLAILVRNAVTRPLSYLAESCRRITQGEFDNKIVPRGPKDIRAIATDVEDMRQRIVWELEISQQARALLDEQTVELRRSNAELEQFAYVASHDLQEPLRKVASFCQLIEKRYGDQLDERGVEYIRFAVDGAKRMQVLINDLLTFSRVGRLNSTQADVDLGEAIEAARGNLTTSIEESGAELVLPERGLPVVTGDPTLMTMLWQNLIGNAVKFRREGIAPRIVVECEPAEDGWYAFSVSDNGIGIADEFVDKVFVIFQRLHGRDAYTGTGIGLALCKKIVEYHGGTIWIDTDYAEGTRFRFTLPVPAAKTGETDEALENTGAEPEPALEGTRK, encoded by the coding sequence ATGACGCAACCACCGAAGGAGCCCGGGACCAAGAGCCGCAAACTCACCGTCCAGGGCTGGCAGAACCTCGTCCTGTCCGCGATGGGCGTGGTCGTGCTCGCCGGTGCGATCACGGGCGGGCTGCTGGTCGACCGCACCGACGACGTGTCCCGCGACCTGATCGAGGACATTCAGCCCGCCCGCGTCGCGTCCTACCGCCTGCAGACCGCGCTGCGCGACCAGGAGACCGCCACCCGCGGGTACGCGATCACCGCCGACCGGCAGTTCCTGCAGCCGTACTACGACGGGCAGCAGGCCGAGGACGCCGCGGTCGAGGCGATGCGCGTGCGATTGGGCGATCGGCCCGACCTGATGGAGGATCTCGACGCCGTCGAAGCCGCTGCCGACCAGTGGAGGGCGCGGTACGCCGAACCGCTGATCGCCAGCGTCGTGCCGCGGGCCGCAGCGCTGGTCGACCCCTCGGTGATCGAACGCGGGAAGGTCGAGTTCGACGACATCCGCCGACTCTTCGACGTCCAGTCGGCCAACCTGTTGACGACGCGTGACGACGCGGTTGCCGAACTCGACACCGTCAGGGACTGGCGCGACAGGGTGCTGATCGCGATGATCGTCGCGTTCTTCGTCGCTGCCGTGCTGCTGGCCATCCTGGTGCGCAACGCGGTGACGCGCCCGTTGTCCTACCTCGCCGAGTCGTGCCGACGCATCACCCAGGGTGAGTTCGACAACAAGATCGTGCCGCGCGGGCCGAAGGACATCCGCGCCATCGCAACCGACGTCGAGGACATGCGGCAGCGGATCGTGTGGGAACTCGAGATCTCGCAGCAGGCCCGCGCCCTACTGGACGAGCAGACGGTCGAGCTGCGGCGTTCCAACGCCGAACTCGAGCAGTTCGCCTACGTCGCCTCCCACGACCTGCAGGAACCGTTGCGCAAGGTGGCCTCGTTCTGTCAGCTGATCGAGAAGCGCTACGGCGACCAACTCGACGAACGCGGCGTCGAGTACATCCGGTTCGCCGTGGACGGCGCCAAGCGCATGCAGGTGCTGATCAACGACCTCCTGACGTTCTCCCGCGTCGGACGGCTGAACTCCACGCAGGCCGACGTCGACCTCGGCGAGGCCATCGAGGCCGCCCGCGGCAACCTCACCACCTCGATCGAGGAGAGCGGCGCGGAACTCGTGCTGCCCGAGCGTGGACTTCCCGTCGTCACCGGCGACCCGACCCTGATGACGATGCTGTGGCAGAACCTGATCGGCAACGCCGTGAAGTTCCGCCGCGAGGGCATCGCACCCCGGATCGTCGTGGAGTGCGAGCCCGCCGAGGACGGCTGGTATGCGTTCAGCGTCTCGGACAACGGCATCGGCATCGCCGACGAGTTCGTCGACAAGGTGTTCGTGATCTTCCAGCGGCTGCACGGACGCGACGCATACACGGGAACCGGCATCGGTCTGGCACTGTGTAAGAAGATCGTCGAGTATCACGGCGGCACGATCTGGATCGACACCGACTACGCCGAGGGCACGCGGTTCCGTTTCACGTTGCCCGTGCCCGCCGCCAAGACCGGTGAGACCGACGAGGCCCTGGAGAACACCGGCGCCGAGCCCGAGCCAGCCCTCGAAGGGACACGCAAATGA
- a CDS encoding PP2C family protein-serine/threonine phosphatase, translated as MRRKPVLKPEFDPAAPGQQLSVLLVEDDRADAILVEELIADTNADIAVVWAPSMADAERELARARPDCVLLDLNLPDANGISALDRIAKRDDHVPVVVLTGLFDEHFGVSAVASGAQDYLVKGRVEPEMLRRALLYAIERKRAELTAVALRASQLTALENARLARGLLPTPLLHENPGVEIEAQYRPSHQNALLGGDFYDFVQTPDRTVHVMVGDVAGHGPDAAALGVALRIGWRALTFAGLRGNERMRQLERILRAESPVSSGVFATVLSVALAPDGHFTVVRAGHPGMLLHGPSTVDWLEPPAGPALGLNGQNWPLSELELPQGYGLVLLTDGIFEGHAGRGNERLGEEGLLELARSVADLPGEQFVKAIIDGAGERAQAHGGLSDDIAVVRVERTGT; from the coding sequence ATGCGTCGGAAGCCCGTGCTCAAACCTGAATTCGACCCAGCTGCTCCTGGTCAGCAGCTGTCCGTTCTGTTGGTCGAGGACGACAGGGCAGACGCGATCCTCGTCGAGGAATTGATCGCGGACACGAACGCGGACATCGCCGTGGTGTGGGCGCCGTCGATGGCCGACGCCGAGCGCGAACTCGCCAGGGCGCGGCCGGATTGCGTGCTGCTGGACCTCAACCTGCCCGACGCCAACGGCATCAGTGCGCTGGACCGCATCGCCAAGCGCGACGACCACGTTCCGGTCGTCGTGCTGACCGGCCTGTTCGACGAGCACTTCGGGGTGTCGGCAGTCGCGTCGGGCGCCCAGGACTACCTGGTCAAGGGTCGCGTCGAGCCGGAGATGCTGCGCCGCGCCCTGCTGTACGCGATCGAACGCAAGCGCGCAGAACTCACCGCCGTCGCCTTGCGCGCCAGCCAGCTCACCGCACTGGAGAACGCCCGGTTGGCGCGCGGGCTGCTGCCGACGCCGCTGCTGCACGAGAACCCGGGCGTCGAGATCGAGGCCCAGTACCGCCCGAGCCACCAGAACGCCCTGCTGGGCGGCGACTTCTACGACTTCGTTCAGACCCCGGACCGCACGGTCCACGTCATGGTCGGCGACGTGGCGGGGCACGGCCCGGATGCCGCCGCGCTGGGGGTGGCCCTGCGCATCGGGTGGCGGGCGCTGACGTTCGCCGGCCTGCGCGGCAACGAGCGCATGCGCCAACTGGAACGGATCCTGCGCGCCGAGAGCCCGGTGAGCAGCGGTGTGTTCGCGACGGTGCTCAGCGTCGCGCTCGCGCCTGACGGGCACTTCACCGTCGTGCGGGCCGGCCACCCCGGGATGCTGCTGCACGGACCCTCGACGGTCGACTGGTTGGAGCCGCCCGCAGGCCCCGCGCTCGGCCTCAACGGACAGAACTGGCCGCTGAGCGAGCTGGAGCTGCCGCAGGGGTACGGCCTGGTGCTGCTCACCGACGGCATCTTCGAGGGCCACGCCGGCCGCGGCAACGAGCGCCTCGGCGAGGAGGGACTCCTGGAACTCGCCCGGTCGGTGGCCGACCTGCCGGGAGAGCAGTTCGTGAAGGCGATCATCGACGGTGCGGGCGAACGCGCGCAGGCGCACGGTGGACTGTCCGACGACATCGCCGTCGTGCGGGTGGAGCGGACCGGGACATGA